Proteins from a genomic interval of Quercus lobata isolate SW786 chromosome 11, ValleyOak3.0 Primary Assembly, whole genome shotgun sequence:
- the LOC115966458 gene encoding uncharacterized protein LOC115966458 gives MWFSKFSAALIGFGFVQSKADYSLFTRQQGESFFVLLVYVNDVLIASNDKKQVKEFKVLLDQKFKLKDLGELKYFLGFEVAKTAKGISLCQRKYALEILKDVGLLGCKLAKVPMDHTLKLSKYEGELLDDPSQYRKLVGRFLYLTIIRLDITFVVHRLSQFIAKPRKTYYAAALKVLHYLKNEPRKGVFFSASSALHVKGFSDLDWTSCLDTRRSITGYCIFIGDSLVSWKSKKQSTISRSLAEAEYRLWLCQHVKLCGFFTC, from the coding sequence AtgtggttttccaaattttctgcTGCTTTAATTGGTTTTGGCTTTGTTCAATCCAAGGCAGATTACTCCTTATTCACCAGACAACAAGGTGAGTCTTTCTTTGTGCTGTTAGTTTATGTTAATGATGTCCTAATTGCAAGCAATGACAAGAAGCAGGTTAAGGAATTTAAGGTCTTGTTAGATCAGAAATTTAAGTTGAAGGATTTAGGGGAATTAAAATACTTTCTTGGTTTTGAGGTGGCTAAAACAGCAAAGGGAATTTCCTTGTGTCAAAGGAAATATGCTCTAGAAATATTAAAGGATGTTGGTTTACTTGGATGTAAGCTTGCTAAAGTCCCTATGGATCATACCTTGAAACTCAGCAAGTATGAGGGTGAGTTGCTTGATGATCCAAGTCAGTATAGAAAGCTTGTAGGCAGGTTCCTTTACTTGACCATCATAAGACTTGACATCACTTTTGTAGTGCACAGATTGAGCCAATTTATAGCAAAGCCAAGGAAGACTTATTATGCAGCTGCTCTAAAGGTCTTGCATTACCTAAAGAATGAACCAAGGAAAGgagttttcttctctgcaaGTTCAGCACTTCATGTCAAAGGGTTCAGTGATTTAGATTGGACATCTTGTCTAGATACAAGGAGGTCAATAACAGGGTATTGCATCTTTATTGGGGATTCATTAGTCTCTTGGAAGTCAAAGAAGCAATCCACTATATCAAGATCTTTAGCTGAGGCGGAATATAGGCTATGGCTATGTCAACATGTGAAATTGTGTGGATTCTTTACTTGTTAA